The following are encoded together in the Juglans microcarpa x Juglans regia isolate MS1-56 chromosome 2D, Jm3101_v1.0, whole genome shotgun sequence genome:
- the LOC121249425 gene encoding uncharacterized mitochondrial protein AtMg00810-like: MGALHHFLGIEVTRDSQGLTLSQGRYARELLDRASMGECKPIATPMPIKGRTHASTTAYCNPTYNRKLVGGLQYLTFTRPDLSYSVNFVCQFMHAPTMEHFQLVKRILHYVHGTLNLTFRILAASSLDLYAFSDADWAGCSLTQRSTTGFCTFLGSNCISWSAKKQQIVARSSTEAEYRSMASTAAKLTWLTFILRDLHVPLSRPPILHCDNLSALHLSVNPVLHTRTKHIALDIHYVREQVALGALETRFVTSSLQLADIFTKPLAKLPFQTIRSKLSLCPDLRLRLRGDDKINLQDINP; the protein is encoded by the coding sequence ATGGGTGCTCTTCACCACTTCCTTGGCATTGAAGTCACACGAGACAGCCAAGGTCTCACGCTTTCACAAGGACGTTATGCTCGTGAGCTCCTTGATCGTGCCTCTATGGGAGAGTGCAAACCCATAGCCACTCCAATGCCTATTAAAGGACGGACACATGCCTCCACTACAGCTTACTGCAATCCCACCTATAATCGTAAACTTGTAGGAGGACTTCAATACTTGACGTTCACTAGACCGGATCTTTCATATAGTGTAAATTTTGTATGTCAGTTCATGCATGCACCAACTATGGAACACTTCCAGCTTGTCAAGCGAATTCTGCATTATGTGCATGGCactctcaatctcactttccgTATCCTTGCTGCAAGCTCACTTGATTTGTATGCATTTTCAGACGCCGACTGGGCAGGATGTTCACTTACTCAAAGATCCACAACTGGCTTTTGCACTTTTCTTGGATCCAACTGCATCTCTTGGAGTGCCAAAAAGCAACAAATTGTTGCTCGTTCTAGTACCGAAGCAGAATACAGGTCCATGGCGTCCACTGCTGCCAAGCTCACTTGGCTCACCTTCATCTTACGGGACCTCCATGTACCACTTTCCAGACCACCGATCTTGCACTGTGATAACTTGAGTGCACTTCATCTATCTGTTAACCCAGTGCTCCATACCAGGACCAAACACATTGCACTGGACATTCATTATGTCCGCGAACAAGTGGCCCTTGGTGCTCTCGAAACTCGCTTTGTCACCTCTTCATTACAACTTGCAGACATATTCACCAAGCCGCTTGCCAAATTGCCATTCCAAACCATTAGATCCAAACTCAGCCTCTGTCCTGACCTGCGGCTTCGTTTGAGGGGGGATGATAAGATCAATCTACAGGACATTAACCCCTGA